From a single Nocardioides panacis genomic region:
- a CDS encoding 3-hydroxyacyl-CoA dehydrogenase family protein, whose translation MTSSTRDFSSIGVIGLGTMGAGIAEVFARNGYQVVGVEQTEESLERGRAHVEHSTGRAVKRGKLSEEAQAELVGRIAFTTDMADVKDCGLVVEAVVEKLHVKQQIFRALDEIVSVDAVLATNTSSLSVTEIGTATSHPGRVIGVHFFNPAPVQNLVEIIRTVVTEPQVLEDAAELARSLQKTPVVVGDKAGFIANALLFGYLNHAASMFEGHYATREDLDAAMRFGCGYPMGPLALLDLIGLDTAFEILDTMYKQGRDRLHAPAPILKQMVTAGLLGRKSGRGFYTYEAADSPVVVDDALTPSPDDQPQLRRDIRRVGVVGTGTMATGIVEVFAKAGFAVTFVGRAQDRLDGVRATIEKSLDKAIQRGKLEESARGEVLGRLTGTTSLDDLADADIVVEAIAEDLKIKTVLFENLDEICKPDTILATTTSSLPVIALASVTSRARDVVGMHFFNPAPIMKLVEVVSTVATGDDVAETTRALCAAVGKVAVSCGDRAGFIVNALLFPYLNDAVKMLEAHYATADDIDTAMKYGCALPMGPFELLDVVGNDVSLAIQRELYLEFREPGFAPAPLLEHLVTAGYLGRKTQRGFRDYTVR comes from the coding sequence ATGACGAGCAGCACACGTGACTTCAGCTCCATCGGCGTGATCGGCCTGGGCACCATGGGGGCCGGCATCGCCGAGGTCTTCGCCCGCAACGGCTACCAGGTGGTCGGCGTCGAGCAGACCGAGGAGAGCCTCGAGCGGGGCCGCGCGCACGTCGAGCACTCGACCGGCCGCGCGGTGAAGCGCGGCAAGCTCAGCGAGGAGGCGCAGGCCGAGCTGGTCGGCCGGATCGCGTTCACCACGGACATGGCCGACGTGAAGGACTGCGGGCTCGTCGTGGAGGCCGTCGTCGAGAAGCTGCACGTCAAGCAGCAGATCTTCCGGGCCCTCGACGAGATCGTCTCGGTCGACGCCGTGCTCGCGACCAACACCTCGTCGCTGTCGGTCACCGAGATCGGCACCGCCACCTCGCACCCGGGACGCGTCATCGGCGTGCACTTCTTCAACCCGGCCCCGGTGCAGAACCTCGTCGAGATCATCCGCACGGTGGTCACCGAGCCGCAGGTCCTCGAGGACGCCGCCGAGCTGGCCAGGTCGCTGCAGAAGACGCCCGTCGTCGTGGGGGACAAGGCCGGGTTCATCGCCAACGCGCTGCTGTTCGGCTACCTCAACCACGCGGCCTCGATGTTCGAGGGCCACTACGCGACCCGCGAGGACCTCGACGCCGCGATGCGGTTCGGCTGCGGCTACCCGATGGGCCCGCTGGCGCTGCTGGACCTGATCGGCCTCGACACCGCCTTCGAGATCCTGGACACGATGTACAAGCAGGGCCGCGACCGGCTGCACGCACCGGCCCCGATCCTCAAGCAGATGGTCACCGCCGGCCTGCTCGGCCGCAAGTCCGGCCGCGGCTTCTACACCTACGAGGCCGCCGACAGCCCGGTCGTCGTGGACGACGCGCTCACGCCGTCGCCCGACGACCAGCCGCAGCTGCGTCGCGACATCCGCCGGGTGGGCGTGGTCGGCACCGGCACGATGGCCACCGGCATCGTCGAGGTCTTCGCCAAGGCCGGGTTCGCGGTCACCTTCGTGGGCCGCGCCCAGGACCGCCTCGACGGGGTCCGCGCGACGATCGAGAAGTCCCTGGACAAGGCCATCCAGCGCGGCAAGCTCGAGGAGTCCGCGCGCGGGGAGGTGCTCGGCCGGCTGACCGGGACGACCTCGCTCGACGACCTGGCCGACGCCGACATCGTCGTGGAGGCGATCGCCGAGGACCTGAAGATCAAGACGGTGCTCTTCGAGAACCTCGACGAGATCTGCAAGCCGGACACGATCCTGGCCACCACGACCTCCTCGCTGCCGGTGATCGCGCTGGCCTCGGTCACCAGCCGGGCGCGCGACGTGGTCGGCATGCACTTCTTCAACCCCGCGCCGATCATGAAGCTGGTCGAGGTGGTCAGCACGGTCGCGACCGGCGACGACGTCGCGGAGACCACCCGCGCGCTGTGCGCGGCCGTCGGCAAGGTCGCCGTGTCCTGCGGCGACCGGGCGGGCTTCATCGTCAACGCGCTGCTGTTCCCCTACCTCAACGACGCGGTGAAGATGCTCGAGGCGCACTACGCCACGGCCGACGACATCGACACCGCGATGAAGTACGGCTGCGCGCTGCCGATGGGCCCCTTCGAGCTGCTCGACGTGGTCGGCAACGACGTCTCGCTGGCCATCCAGCGCGAGCTGTACCTCGAGTTCCGCGAGCCCGGCTTCGCGCCGGCGCCGCTGCTGGAGCACCTGGTCACGGCCGGCTACCTGGGCCGCAAGACCCAGCGCGGCTTCCGCGACTACACCGTGCGCTGA
- a CDS encoding TMEM175 family protein: MRTSRLEAFSDGVLAIIITIMVLELHVPEEPSFAALGASATGFLTYALSFVYVGIYWNNHHHMFQVVEQITGSVLWANLHLLFWLSLLPFSTAWMDESGFAQVPTVTYGVNLLLAALAYYTLQLAIFNGGSGDRLRAALGRDLKGKLSPLMYISGILLSFVAPWLAVAVFVFAALVWLVPDRRVERFLASEGTAA; the protein is encoded by the coding sequence ATGAGGACCAGCCGCCTGGAGGCGTTCAGCGACGGCGTGCTCGCCATCATCATCACGATCATGGTGCTCGAGCTGCACGTCCCCGAGGAGCCGTCGTTCGCGGCGCTCGGCGCCTCGGCCACCGGGTTCCTGACCTACGCGCTGAGCTTCGTGTACGTCGGGATCTACTGGAACAACCACCACCACATGTTCCAGGTCGTCGAGCAGATCACCGGCAGCGTGCTGTGGGCCAACCTGCACCTGCTGTTCTGGCTGTCGCTGCTGCCCTTCTCGACCGCCTGGATGGACGAGTCCGGCTTCGCGCAGGTGCCGACCGTCACCTACGGCGTCAACCTGCTGCTCGCCGCGCTGGCCTACTACACGCTCCAGCTCGCGATCTTCAACGGCGGGAGCGGCGACCGGCTGCGGGCGGCGCTGGGCCGCGACCTCAAGGGCAAGCTGTCGCCGCTGATGTACATCTCCGGGATCCTGCTGAGCTTCGTCGCGCCCTGGCTGGCGGTCGCGGTGTTCGTCTTCGCCGCGCTGGTGTGGCTGGTGCCCGACCGACGCGTCGAGCGCTTCCTGGCCTCCGAGGGGACGGCCGCGTGA
- a CDS encoding alpha/beta hydrolase — MPAIRANSVLPARREAVTLHTADGLELVGELSLPLDRDPVATLICLHPLPTHGGMMDSHVIRKAAFRLPALAGVAVLRFNTRGTSSEQGTSQGSFDNGDAERLDVAAAIEYAEFHDLPDLWILGWSFGTDLALMHGLDPAVHGAILLSPPLRYSGPEHLAAWAASGKPVTALVPEHDDYLQPPEARERFAAVPQAEVLGIDGAKHLWVGDAETVLDLVVERVAPGVDVPLPTEWDGPMETADTSAYADRTTAVFKDVPR; from the coding sequence ATGCCTGCCATCCGCGCGAACTCGGTCCTGCCCGCCCGACGGGAGGCGGTCACGCTGCACACCGCCGACGGTCTCGAGCTGGTCGGCGAGCTGTCGCTGCCGCTGGACCGCGACCCGGTCGCCACGCTGATCTGCCTGCACCCGCTGCCGACGCACGGCGGCATGATGGACAGCCACGTGATCCGCAAGGCGGCGTTCCGGCTGCCGGCCCTCGCCGGGGTGGCGGTGCTGCGCTTCAACACCCGCGGCACCTCCAGCGAGCAGGGCACCAGCCAGGGCAGCTTCGACAACGGTGACGCCGAGCGGCTCGACGTCGCCGCCGCCATCGAGTACGCCGAGTTCCACGACCTCCCGGACCTCTGGATCCTGGGCTGGTCGTTCGGCACGGACCTGGCCCTGATGCACGGCCTGGACCCGGCCGTGCACGGCGCGATCCTGCTCTCGCCCCCGCTGCGCTACTCGGGTCCCGAGCACCTCGCGGCGTGGGCGGCGTCCGGCAAGCCGGTCACCGCGCTGGTGCCCGAGCACGACGACTACCTGCAGCCCCCGGAGGCCCGGGAGCGGTTCGCCGCCGTGCCGCAGGCGGAGGTGCTCGGCATCGACGGCGCCAAGCACCTGTGGGTCGGAGACGCCGAGACCGTCCTGGACCTGGTCGTGGAGCGGGTCGCTCCCGGGGTCGACGTACCGCTGCCGACCGAGTGGGACGGGCCGATGGAGACCGCGGACACCAGCGCGTACGCCGACCGGACGACCGCGGTCTTCAAGGACGTGCCGCGCTAG
- a CDS encoding AI-2E family transporter, with product MSLPSTRAGRVTRQATDATRAARGSDISLQHPFKLGFFLAVGAFLAWWLGGIILSVGSTLILIVVAGFLAAGLNPVVEWLGRRGLARSWSVLVVITGVLLAVALFFVALAPVITDQVSTIVKNAPGWFDELQHNGTIRRLDNQYDLLDKAQKALSGGNVGSALFGGVVGVGLKLLSFLANTFIVVVLTLYLLATLPKVKRSAYRFAPASSRERVAELGDKIIDNVGSYVSGAFVVAMAAGVSSMVFLFVVGLSEYAVALAAVVALLDVIPMIGATLGAVIVTLIGFATDPHIGLYCVIFYVVYQQFENYVIYPRVMSRSVNLPGSIIVIAALVGAGLLGVIGALLAIPTAAAITLLVKEVFMPRQEAR from the coding sequence GTGAGCCTGCCGTCCACTCGGGCGGGCCGGGTCACCCGTCAGGCCACCGACGCGACCCGGGCCGCCCGCGGCAGCGACATCTCCCTTCAGCACCCGTTCAAGCTCGGCTTCTTCCTCGCCGTCGGGGCCTTCCTGGCCTGGTGGCTCGGCGGCATCATCCTGTCCGTCGGCTCCACGCTGATCCTGATCGTGGTCGCCGGGTTCCTGGCGGCCGGGCTCAACCCGGTCGTCGAGTGGCTCGGCCGCCGCGGCCTGGCCCGCAGCTGGTCGGTGCTGGTGGTGATCACCGGCGTGCTGCTCGCGGTCGCGCTGTTCTTCGTCGCCCTGGCCCCGGTGATCACCGACCAGGTCTCGACGATCGTCAAGAACGCCCCCGGCTGGTTCGACGAGCTCCAGCACAACGGCACCATCCGGCGCCTGGACAACCAGTACGACCTGCTCGACAAGGCCCAGAAGGCGCTGTCCGGCGGCAACGTCGGCTCGGCGCTGTTCGGCGGCGTCGTCGGCGTCGGGCTCAAGCTGCTGTCGTTCCTGGCGAACACCTTCATCGTGGTCGTGCTGACCCTCTACCTCCTGGCGACGCTGCCCAAGGTGAAGCGCTCCGCCTACCGGTTCGCGCCGGCCAGCAGCCGGGAGCGGGTCGCCGAGCTCGGCGACAAGATCATCGACAACGTCGGTTCCTACGTCTCGGGCGCCTTCGTGGTCGCGATGGCGGCCGGCGTCTCCTCGATGGTCTTCCTGTTCGTGGTCGGCCTCAGCGAGTACGCCGTCGCGCTGGCCGCCGTGGTGGCCCTGCTCGACGTGATCCCGATGATCGGCGCCACGCTCGGCGCCGTGATCGTCACGCTGATCGGCTTCGCGACCGACCCGCACATCGGGCTCTACTGCGTGATCTTCTACGTCGTCTACCAGCAGTTCGAGAACTACGTGATCTACCCGCGGGTGATGTCGCGCTCGGTGAACCTGCCGGGCTCGATCATCGTGATCGCCGCGCTGGTCGGCGCCGGCCTGCTCGGCGTCATCGGGGCGCTGCTGGCGATCCCCACCGCCGCCGCGATCACGCTGCTGGTCAAGGAGGTCTTCATGCCGAGACAGGAAGCCCGCTAG
- a CDS encoding DivIVA domain-containing protein produces MSDRPGLSIFDDPEDNGDNEATQVIPAVKQQQKSPTTTTPAAPPAAAPAPAAPARAESSSARTTFPVVRRGYDTAAVDRQISTLAGEKAGLSASLQDTRTKVTALEQQLADLRQQVSENENPTYAGLGGRASEMLRLAEEQADDVLVQARAQADEIKRQATKDADVLRAEAARDAEDMRMVQLKELDETRARAMADVEQERTMSKAEADDLLGSARRESEQLRLAAQQETNAMRTSAKRDAEQARAAADREVQEARRTLAVEKERLTREAAEHHTTATAETQKLVEEAEARANAAEARGREAVSAAASHRKQAHDEADRLLSHARREAEQIVSSAQTQAATFTAAGQAEAERELAVLKAEVDRYQKRRDAIVGQLGALRDVITGFGDEPSSTT; encoded by the coding sequence ATGAGCGACCGACCTGGCCTGTCCATCTTCGACGACCCGGAGGACAACGGGGACAACGAGGCGACCCAGGTGATTCCTGCGGTGAAGCAGCAGCAGAAGAGCCCCACCACCACGACGCCTGCCGCTCCCCCGGCGGCGGCCCCGGCCCCGGCGGCGCCCGCCCGGGCCGAGAGCAGCTCGGCCCGGACGACGTTCCCGGTCGTCCGGCGCGGCTACGACACCGCCGCGGTCGACCGGCAGATCAGCACCCTGGCCGGGGAGAAGGCCGGGCTCAGCGCGAGCCTGCAGGACACCAGGACCAAGGTGACCGCGCTCGAGCAGCAGCTCGCCGACCTGCGCCAGCAGGTCTCCGAGAACGAGAACCCGACCTACGCCGGGCTCGGCGGCCGGGCCAGCGAGATGCTGCGGCTCGCCGAGGAGCAGGCCGACGACGTGCTGGTCCAGGCCCGCGCCCAGGCCGACGAGATCAAGCGCCAGGCCACCAAGGACGCGGACGTGCTGCGCGCCGAGGCCGCCCGCGACGCCGAGGACATGCGGATGGTGCAGCTCAAGGAGCTCGACGAGACCCGCGCCCGCGCGATGGCCGACGTCGAGCAGGAGCGCACGATGTCCAAGGCCGAGGCCGACGACCTGCTCGGCTCCGCCCGGCGCGAGAGCGAGCAGCTGCGGCTCGCCGCCCAGCAGGAGACCAACGCGATGCGGACCAGCGCGAAGCGGGACGCCGAGCAGGCCCGCGCCGCCGCCGACCGCGAGGTCCAGGAGGCCCGCCGCACGCTCGCGGTGGAGAAGGAGCGGCTGACCCGCGAGGCGGCCGAGCACCACACCACCGCCACCGCCGAGACCCAGAAGCTCGTGGAGGAGGCCGAGGCGCGCGCCAACGCCGCCGAGGCCCGCGGCCGGGAGGCCGTCTCCGCGGCCGCCAGCCACCGCAAGCAGGCCCACGACGAGGCCGACCGGCTGCTCAGCCACGCCCGCCGCGAGGCCGAGCAGATCGTCTCCTCCGCGCAGACCCAGGCCGCGACCTTCACCGCGGCCGGCCAGGCCGAGGCCGAGCGCGAGCTCGCGGTGCTCAAGGCCGAGGTCGACCGCTACCAGAAGCGCCGCGACGCGATCGTGGGCCAGCTCGGCGCGCTGCGCGACGTCATCACCGGGTTCGGCGACGAGCCGAGCAGCACCACGTGA
- the ccrA gene encoding crotonyl-CoA carboxylase/reductase — protein sequence MKQILDAILAGETSAEAYADLEIPDHYRAVTVHKDETAMFDGLATRDKDPRLSLHVEDVALPELGPGEAYVAVMASAINYNTVWTSIFEPMSTFGFLERYGRTSPLAKKHDLPYHVVGSDLAGVVLATGPGVHTWQPGREVVAHCLSVELESYEGHNDTMLDPEQRIWGFETNFGGLAQIALVKSNQLMPKPAHLTWEEAASPGLVNSTAYRQLVSRNGAGMKQGDNVLIWGASGGLGGYATQFALNGGATPVCVVSSADKAEICRKMGAELIIDRKAEDFRFWKDEHTQDPQEWKRFGKRIRELTGGEDVDIVFEHPGRETFGASVFAARKGGTIVTCASTSGYMHEYDNRYLWMSLKRIVGSHFANYREAWEANRLVAQGRIHPTLSRAYAMEDVGQATYDVHQNLHQGKVGVLCLAPEEGLGVRDPEKRARHLEAINRFRGSSPRPSREFRTPKASRPGCLPCIGWNVRETGRTQSERTTEER from the coding sequence GTGAAGCAGATCCTCGATGCCATCCTCGCCGGCGAGACGTCCGCCGAGGCGTACGCCGATCTCGAGATCCCTGACCACTACCGCGCCGTCACCGTCCACAAGGACGAGACCGCCATGTTCGACGGGCTCGCCACGCGCGACAAGGACCCGCGACTCTCCCTCCACGTCGAGGACGTCGCGCTGCCGGAGCTCGGCCCCGGCGAGGCCTACGTCGCGGTGATGGCCAGCGCCATCAACTACAACACCGTGTGGACCTCGATCTTCGAGCCGATGTCCACCTTCGGCTTCCTGGAGCGCTACGGCCGCACCTCCCCGTTGGCCAAGAAGCACGACCTGCCCTACCACGTGGTCGGCTCGGACCTCGCCGGCGTCGTGCTGGCGACCGGACCGGGCGTGCACACCTGGCAGCCCGGCCGCGAGGTCGTCGCGCACTGCCTCTCGGTGGAGCTGGAGAGCTACGAGGGCCACAACGACACGATGCTCGACCCCGAGCAGCGCATCTGGGGCTTCGAGACGAACTTCGGCGGCCTGGCCCAGATCGCGCTGGTGAAGTCGAACCAGCTGATGCCCAAGCCGGCCCACCTGACCTGGGAGGAGGCGGCCAGCCCCGGGCTGGTGAACTCCACCGCCTACCGGCAGCTGGTCAGCCGCAACGGCGCCGGGATGAAGCAGGGCGACAACGTGCTGATCTGGGGCGCCAGCGGCGGCCTGGGCGGCTACGCGACCCAGTTCGCGCTGAACGGCGGCGCGACCCCGGTCTGCGTGGTCTCCAGCGCCGACAAGGCCGAGATCTGCCGCAAGATGGGCGCCGAGCTGATCATCGACCGCAAGGCCGAGGACTTCCGGTTCTGGAAGGACGAGCACACCCAGGACCCCCAGGAGTGGAAGCGCTTCGGCAAGCGGATCCGCGAGCTGACCGGCGGCGAGGACGTCGACATCGTCTTCGAGCACCCGGGGCGCGAGACGTTCGGGGCCTCGGTGTTCGCCGCGCGCAAGGGCGGCACGATCGTCACCTGCGCCAGCACCAGCGGCTACATGCACGAGTACGACAACCGCTACCTGTGGATGAGCCTCAAGCGGATCGTCGGCTCGCACTTCGCGAACTACCGCGAGGCCTGGGAGGCCAACCGGCTGGTCGCGCAGGGCCGGATCCACCCCACCCTGTCGCGCGCCTACGCGATGGAGGACGTCGGGCAGGCGACGTACGACGTGCACCAGAACCTGCACCAGGGCAAGGTCGGCGTGCTCTGCCTGGCACCCGAGGAGGGGCTCGGTGTCCGCGACCCGGAGAAGCGCGCCCGGCACCTCGAGGCGATCAACCGGTTCCGGGGGTCTAGCCCGCGCCCGTCCCGCGAATTCCGCACACCGAAGGCATCCCGTCCGGGGTGCCTTCCGTGTATAGGCTGGAACGTCCGGGAGACTGGACGGACGCAGAGCGAGCGAACGACGGAGGAACGATGA
- a CDS encoding GntR family transcriptional regulator, whose amino-acid sequence MTLDAVLTSLADQRRGHRAVMSTSADRAARVLREQVVEGLLRSGTRLPEERLAQAIGVSRNTLREALSQLVAERILVREPNRGVVVTTPDADDVADVYRVRRLIEPAALLTAGTPDEAQVARLRSAVDEGTAAAARGDWAGVASANQHFHRAVVALAGSTRLDAQMDLLLAEMRLFFHQMNQPGDFHQPYLTENAAITDLVEAGRATEAAHRLDDYLASAEHQLVTAFGGTPRQIGHTWLTPVVTAR is encoded by the coding sequence ATGACCCTCGACGCCGTCCTCACGTCCCTGGCCGACCAGCGCCGCGGGCACCGTGCGGTGATGAGCACCTCGGCCGACCGCGCCGCGCGCGTGCTGCGCGAGCAGGTCGTCGAGGGACTCCTCCGCTCGGGGACCCGGCTGCCCGAGGAGCGCCTGGCCCAGGCCATCGGCGTCTCGCGCAACACGCTGCGCGAGGCGCTCAGCCAGCTGGTCGCCGAGCGGATCCTGGTGCGGGAGCCGAACCGCGGGGTCGTGGTCACCACGCCCGACGCCGACGACGTGGCGGACGTCTACCGGGTGCGCCGGCTCATCGAGCCCGCCGCGCTGCTCACCGCCGGCACCCCCGACGAGGCCCAGGTGGCCCGGCTGCGCAGCGCGGTCGACGAGGGCACCGCGGCCGCTGCCCGCGGCGACTGGGCGGGCGTGGCCAGCGCCAACCAGCACTTCCACCGTGCCGTCGTCGCGCTGGCGGGCAGCACCCGGCTGGACGCCCAGATGGACCTGCTGCTGGCCGAGATGCGGCTGTTCTTCCACCAGATGAACCAGCCCGGCGACTTCCACCAGCCCTACCTCACGGAGAACGCCGCGATCACCGACCTGGTCGAGGCGGGACGGGCCACCGAGGCGGCCCACCGGTTGGACGACTACCTCGCCTCGGCCGAGCACCAGCTGGTCACGGCGTTCGGCGGGACGCCGAGACAGATAGGTCACACCTGGCTGACACCGGTCGTTACCGCTCGGTAG
- a CDS encoding NRAMP family divalent metal transporter, whose amino-acid sequence MTAPTPPPPRTEPRTRTREESRLARSALLGAVFLMATSAIGPGFITQTATFTVQLGVAFACAIVLSVVVDVAVQLNVWRVIGVSGLRAHELGNRVLPGVGYLLAGLVVLGGVVFNVGNIAGSGLGVEAMSGVDPRIGGALSALLAIGIFVSKKAGLALDRAVIGLGLLMILATLVIAITSDPPVGDALANVVRPEKFSFLAVTTIIGGTVGGYITYAGAHRMLDSGRTGPEHVGEITRSSVVSILVTGLMRALLFLAILGVVVGGAKIASDDPAGSAFQAAAGEVGLRVYGLVLWAAALTSVIGAAYTSVSFMTTSKTPERTRNMLTVAFIAITAAIYVIVEQTPVTLLVFAGTFNGLILPIGLGVLLWVAWRRRDLMNGYRYPAWLLGVGVLAWLLTLYLGYNAVQMLGDL is encoded by the coding sequence ATGACCGCTCCCACCCCGCCGCCACCCCGCACCGAGCCCCGGACCCGGACCCGCGAGGAGTCCAGGCTGGCGCGCTCCGCCCTGCTCGGCGCCGTCTTCCTGATGGCCACCAGCGCGATCGGTCCGGGCTTCATCACCCAGACCGCGACCTTCACCGTCCAGCTCGGCGTCGCCTTCGCCTGCGCGATCGTGCTGTCGGTCGTCGTGGACGTCGCCGTGCAGCTGAACGTCTGGCGGGTGATCGGGGTCTCCGGACTGCGTGCCCACGAGCTCGGCAACCGGGTGCTCCCCGGTGTCGGCTACCTCCTGGCCGGGCTCGTGGTGCTCGGCGGCGTGGTGTTCAACGTCGGCAACATCGCGGGCAGCGGGCTGGGAGTCGAGGCGATGTCCGGGGTCGACCCCCGGATCGGCGGCGCGCTGTCCGCGCTGCTGGCCATCGGGATCTTCGTCAGCAAGAAGGCCGGACTGGCCCTGGACCGTGCGGTCATCGGGCTCGGCCTGCTGATGATCCTGGCCACCTTGGTCATCGCGATCACCTCCGACCCGCCGGTCGGCGACGCGCTCGCGAACGTCGTACGCCCGGAGAAGTTCAGCTTCCTGGCGGTCACCACCATCATCGGCGGCACCGTCGGCGGCTACATCACCTACGCCGGCGCCCACCGGATGCTGGACTCCGGGCGCACCGGTCCCGAGCACGTCGGGGAGATCACCCGCAGCTCGGTCGTCAGCATCCTGGTCACCGGCCTGATGCGGGCCCTGCTGTTCCTGGCCATCCTCGGCGTCGTCGTGGGCGGCGCGAAGATCGCCTCCGACGACCCCGCCGGCAGCGCCTTCCAGGCGGCCGCGGGGGAGGTCGGCCTCCGGGTCTACGGCCTCGTCCTCTGGGCCGCCGCGCTCACCTCGGTGATCGGCGCCGCCTACACCTCGGTGTCCTTCATGACCACGTCGAAGACCCCCGAGCGCACCCGCAACATGCTCACCGTCGCGTTCATCGCGATCACCGCGGCGATCTACGTGATCGTCGAGCAGACGCCGGTGACGCTGCTGGTCTTCGCCGGGACGTTCAACGGCCTGATCCTGCCGATCGGCCTGGGCGTGCTGCTGTGGGTCGCCTGGCGCCGTCGGGACCTGATGAACGGCTACCGCTACCCGGCGTGGCTGCTCGGCGTCGGCGTGCTCGCCTGGCTGCTGACCCTCTACCTCGGGTACAACGCCGTGCAGATGCTGGGGGACCTGTGA
- a CDS encoding LamB/YcsF family protein, whose amino-acid sequence MTRIDLNSDVGESYGRWELGDDAAVLGVVTSANVACGYHAGDATTLRRTCVLAAEQGVVVGAQVGYNDLAGFGRRFIDMDPVELVDDILYQIGALEALARAAGVTVQYVKPHGALYNAVVEHESQARAVVDAVRTYDPALPLVGLPGSVLLATAERAGLRTIREAFADRAYTPQGTLLPRREAGAVLSDPAEVARRVVQMVVDGHVDAVDGSRVTVHAESVCVHGDSPGAVAMARRIRADLTAAGVELGAFV is encoded by the coding sequence GTGACCCGGATCGACCTCAACAGCGACGTGGGGGAGTCCTACGGGCGCTGGGAGCTCGGCGACGACGCCGCGGTCCTCGGCGTGGTCACCAGCGCCAACGTGGCCTGCGGCTACCACGCCGGGGACGCCACCACGCTGCGCCGGACCTGCGTGCTCGCCGCCGAGCAGGGCGTGGTCGTCGGGGCCCAGGTCGGCTACAACGACCTGGCCGGGTTCGGCCGGAGGTTCATCGACATGGACCCCGTCGAGCTGGTCGACGACATCCTCTACCAGATCGGCGCGCTGGAGGCGCTGGCCCGGGCGGCCGGGGTCACCGTGCAGTACGTCAAGCCGCACGGTGCGCTCTACAACGCGGTCGTGGAGCACGAGAGCCAGGCCCGGGCCGTCGTGGACGCGGTCCGCACCTACGACCCCGCCCTGCCGCTGGTGGGCCTGCCGGGCTCGGTGCTGCTGGCCACCGCCGAGCGGGCCGGGCTCCGCACGATCCGGGAGGCGTTCGCCGACCGGGCCTACACGCCGCAGGGCACGCTCCTCCCGCGCCGGGAGGCCGGCGCGGTGCTCAGCGACCCGGCCGAGGTCGCCCGCCGGGTGGTGCAGATGGTGGTCGACGGGCACGTGGACGCCGTCGACGGCAGCCGGGTCACGGTGCACGCCGAGTCGGTCTGCGTGCACGGCGACTCCCCGGGAGCGGTGGCGATGGCGCGGCGGATCCGGGCGGACCTGACCGCCGCCGGGGTCGAGCTGGGGGCGTTCGTGTGA